In a single window of the Arthrobacter zhangbolii genome:
- a CDS encoding cystathionine gamma-synthase, whose protein sequence is MTSFSTRAIHAGQAPDPTTGAVIPPLYQSTTYAQDGIGGLRNGYEYGRGTNPTRDSLQEQLAALEGGRHAFSFSSGLAAEDALIRGLLAPGDHIVLGNDAYGGTYRLINKVLGAWGITNAAVDMSDAQAVASAIAASNTKLVWLETPSNPMMKISDIAATARAAHDAGALLVVDNTFASPYLQQPLSLGADIVVHSTTKYIGGHSDAVGGAVILNDDAMAEKIGFIQFAVGAVSAPMEAWLTTRGLKTLAVRMDRHSSNAMAVARWLRDQPAVENVLYPGLEDHPGHELAKAQMKDFGGMVSVSFKGGEAAARKVAESTRLFLLAESLGGVESLMNYPSEMTHASVKGTDLAVPENLLRLSVGIEDIEDLIADLDSALGQL, encoded by the coding sequence ATGACGAGCTTCAGCACCCGCGCCATCCATGCGGGGCAGGCACCCGATCCCACCACCGGCGCAGTGATTCCGCCGCTCTACCAGAGCACCACCTATGCCCAGGACGGAATCGGCGGACTGCGCAACGGCTATGAATACGGCCGCGGCACCAACCCCACCCGTGACTCCCTGCAGGAGCAGCTCGCTGCCCTGGAGGGCGGCAGGCATGCGTTCTCGTTCAGCTCCGGGCTCGCTGCGGAGGACGCCCTGATCCGGGGCCTGCTGGCACCGGGGGACCACATTGTGCTGGGCAATGACGCCTATGGCGGTACCTACCGCCTGATCAACAAGGTGCTGGGCGCGTGGGGGATCACCAATGCCGCCGTGGACATGTCGGATGCGCAGGCCGTGGCCTCGGCCATCGCGGCATCGAACACCAAGCTGGTCTGGCTGGAAACACCATCGAACCCGATGATGAAAATCTCCGACATTGCCGCCACTGCCCGGGCGGCGCATGATGCCGGCGCGCTGCTCGTCGTCGACAACACCTTCGCGTCCCCCTACCTGCAGCAGCCGCTGTCGCTCGGCGCGGACATTGTGGTGCACTCCACCACCAAATACATCGGCGGGCACTCTGATGCCGTGGGCGGCGCGGTGATCCTGAACGACGATGCCATGGCGGAAAAGATCGGCTTCATCCAGTTCGCCGTCGGCGCGGTGTCCGCCCCGATGGAGGCCTGGCTGACCACACGCGGGCTGAAGACCCTTGCGGTGCGGATGGACCGGCACTCTTCCAACGCCATGGCCGTGGCCCGCTGGCTGCGCGACCAGCCGGCGGTGGAGAACGTGCTGTATCCGGGGCTGGAGGATCACCCGGGACACGAACTGGCCAAGGCACAGATGAAGGATTTCGGCGGCATGGTGTCCGTGTCCTTCAAGGGTGGCGAAGCCGCGGCGCGCAAGGTGGCAGAGTCCACGCGGCTGTTCCTGCTGGCTGAATCCCTGGGCGGCGTGGAGTCGCTGATGAACTACCCCTCGGAAATGACGCATGCCTCGGTCAAGGGCACGGACCTGGCCGTTCCGGAGAACCTGCTGCGCCTTTCCGTGGGCATTGAGGACATCGAAGACCTCATCGCGGACCTGGACTCCGCGCTGGGGCAGCTCTAG
- a CDS encoding glycosyltransferase 87 family protein, which translates to MGQIHRSAIVRTAATLGALAVAGLLVWTAFDLSPRHGLDFRVYLSGGQSILDATGELYTKSVQYDADSSLLFTYPPFAALVFAVLAPFGQSLGINIFTGISLAIAAATSVWAVRYVFRRESVRDVLRQPWLRALAIAGTGFIIVLGPWRETLAFGQINILLFGLIMADFVNKREGWPTGLLTGVAAGLKLTPLVFGLYFLVRGDWRGLRNMAYGFLATFGLGFLILPRESRTYWTDLLPDTSRIGGAGYVDNLSIKGAILHFGGPDFPVDIPWLILSLLCVAAAAVVIRIAGNRGQTFTALAVTALLMLLISPVSWSHHWVWVALFIPVLARNLLDLGSGQRNLKITGQVLLVSSLVIFIYSPKSIGELFNSPNLDSQIPEPWLMASSIGVFWGMGLLAWWLAACWRSRPRNWWRNTPPGLMRTTEPQS; encoded by the coding sequence ATGGGCCAGATCCACCGATCCGCCATCGTGCGGACCGCTGCGACCCTGGGAGCGCTGGCGGTTGCCGGGCTGCTCGTATGGACAGCTTTTGATTTATCGCCGCGCCACGGGCTGGATTTCCGCGTGTACCTTTCCGGCGGGCAGAGCATTCTGGACGCCACCGGTGAGCTGTACACCAAGTCGGTCCAGTACGACGCCGACAGCAGCCTGCTTTTTACCTATCCGCCCTTTGCCGCGCTGGTTTTTGCCGTGCTTGCCCCCTTCGGCCAGAGCCTGGGCATCAACATTTTCACGGGCATCTCCCTGGCCATTGCCGCTGCCACATCGGTCTGGGCCGTTCGGTACGTCTTCCGCCGTGAGAGTGTCCGGGACGTGCTGCGCCAGCCCTGGCTTCGCGCCCTGGCCATCGCCGGAACCGGATTCATCATTGTGCTGGGCCCCTGGCGCGAGACGCTGGCTTTCGGGCAGATCAATATCCTGCTCTTTGGCCTGATCATGGCGGACTTTGTGAACAAGCGGGAAGGCTGGCCAACCGGACTGCTGACCGGGGTTGCGGCCGGCCTGAAGCTGACGCCGCTGGTGTTCGGACTGTATTTCCTGGTACGGGGGGACTGGCGCGGGCTGCGCAACATGGCCTACGGCTTCCTGGCGACCTTTGGCCTGGGGTTCCTTATCCTTCCCCGCGAGTCGCGGACCTACTGGACGGATCTGCTGCCGGATACCTCCCGCATCGGCGGCGCGGGGTACGTGGACAACCTCTCCATCAAGGGTGCCATTCTTCATTTCGGCGGCCCCGACTTTCCGGTTGATATCCCCTGGCTCATCCTGTCGCTGCTGTGTGTGGCGGCCGCCGCCGTGGTCATCCGCATTGCCGGAAACCGCGGGCAGACCTTCACCGCCCTTGCCGTCACTGCACTGCTGATGCTGCTGATCTCGCCCGTTTCCTGGTCCCACCACTGGGTGTGGGTGGCACTCTTCATTCCCGTCCTGGCCCGGAACCTGCTGGACCTGGGCAGCGGACAGCGGAATCTGAAGATCACCGGCCAGGTCCTGCTGGTGTCCTCGCTGGTCATTTTCATTTATTCGCCGAAGAGCATCGGTGAACTGTTCAATTCACCGAACCTGGACTCACAGATCCCTGAACCGTGGCTGATGGCATCCAGCATTGGTGTCTTTTGGGGGATGGGGCTGCTGGCCTGGTGGCTCGCTGCCTGCTGGCGGAGCCGGCCGCGGAACTGGTGGCGCAACACCCCGCCGGGGCTGATGCGGACAACCGAACCGCAGTCCTAG
- a CDS encoding DEAD/DEAH box helicase, with amino-acid sequence MSEATLENTQNAESTAVAPEAEENTVLFSDFGLDERVLAALKDVGYVKPSPIQAATLPLLLEGRDVVGLAQTGTGKTAAFAVPALSLLAGRPATKDTQVLVLAPTRELALQSAEAFTSYATHMDGITVLPVYGGSAYGPQLAGLRRGAQVVVGTPGRVIDHIAKGSLDLSNLEYLVLDEADEMLRMGFAEDVEQILSSTPAEKQVALFSATMPPAIRKIAKKYLNNAAEITVKSKTTTGANTRQRYVQVMGPHKLDAMTRILETEDFDGVIAFVRTKAATEDLADKLKDRGYSAAAINGDIPQQQRERTVEALRDGKIDILVATDVAARGLDVERISHVVNYDIPHDTESYVHRIGRTGRAGRTGDAILFMTPREKYLLRAIEKATRQPVEHMQLPSVDVVNEKRLAKFSEKITETLASEDVSIFSDLVTKYIAEHDVPAEKVAAALAVMAQGGRPLLLQEIPQAPARQRERSEGRGDGFGSRGPTRPLTEGNATYRIAVGRRQRVLPGSIVGAIANEGGLSSAQIGGIDIRADHTLVELPADLSKDQLRALSRTRIGGELIHLELDKGRKPSREREGGSFNDRADRGFKKDFKKRDGERSFGDRGSDRPYKKREGGFRDSAGTGARKPRFRD; translated from the coding sequence TTGTCTGAAGCCACGCTGGAAAACACCCAAAACGCCGAGAGCACCGCTGTCGCCCCCGAAGCCGAAGAGAACACCGTTCTGTTCAGCGACTTCGGACTGGACGAGCGCGTCCTGGCAGCCCTGAAGGATGTCGGCTACGTCAAGCCGTCCCCCATCCAGGCAGCTACCCTTCCCCTGCTGCTCGAAGGCCGCGACGTCGTGGGCCTGGCACAGACCGGTACCGGCAAGACCGCCGCCTTCGCGGTTCCCGCACTGTCCCTGCTGGCCGGCCGGCCGGCGACCAAGGACACCCAGGTCCTGGTGCTCGCACCGACCCGTGAGCTTGCCCTGCAGTCCGCGGAAGCCTTCACTTCCTACGCCACGCACATGGACGGCATCACCGTGCTGCCTGTTTACGGCGGTTCCGCCTACGGCCCCCAGCTCGCCGGCCTGCGCCGCGGCGCCCAGGTTGTAGTGGGTACCCCCGGCCGCGTGATCGACCACATTGCCAAGGGTTCCCTTGACCTGTCCAACCTCGAGTACCTGGTGCTGGACGAGGCCGACGAGATGCTGCGCATGGGCTTCGCCGAAGACGTGGAGCAGATCCTGTCCTCCACTCCGGCCGAGAAGCAGGTTGCCCTCTTCTCCGCCACCATGCCCCCGGCCATCCGCAAGATTGCCAAGAAGTACCTGAACAACGCTGCGGAAATCACGGTCAAGTCCAAGACCACCACCGGTGCCAACACGCGTCAGCGCTACGTGCAGGTCATGGGCCCGCACAAGCTCGATGCCATGACCCGCATCCTGGAGACCGAAGACTTTGACGGTGTCATTGCATTCGTCCGGACCAAGGCTGCCACCGAGGACCTGGCCGACAAGCTGAAGGACCGCGGCTACAGCGCCGCCGCCATCAACGGCGACATCCCGCAGCAGCAGCGCGAACGTACGGTCGAGGCACTGCGTGACGGCAAGATCGACATCCTGGTTGCCACGGATGTTGCCGCCCGCGGCCTCGACGTGGAGCGCATCAGCCACGTCGTCAACTACGACATCCCGCATGACACCGAGTCCTACGTGCACCGCATCGGCCGTACCGGCCGCGCCGGCCGCACCGGCGACGCGATCCTGTTCATGACCCCGCGCGAGAAGTACCTGCTGCGTGCCATTGAAAAGGCCACCCGCCAGCCGGTAGAGCACATGCAGCTGCCCAGCGTTGACGTGGTCAACGAGAAGCGCCTGGCGAAGTTCTCTGAGAAGATCACCGAAACCCTCGCCTCCGAGGACGTTTCCATCTTCAGCGACCTGGTCACCAAGTACATCGCCGAGCACGATGTTCCCGCGGAAAAGGTTGCCGCAGCCCTGGCCGTTATGGCCCAGGGTGGGCGTCCGCTGCTGCTGCAGGAAATCCCGCAGGCTCCGGCCCGCCAGCGCGAACGGTCCGAAGGCCGGGGCGACGGCTTCGGCTCACGCGGCCCGACGCGCCCGCTGACCGAAGGCAACGCCACTTACCGGATCGCCGTCGGACGCCGCCAGCGTGTGCTGCCCGGCTCGATCGTGGGTGCCATCGCCAATGAGGGCGGCCTGTCCTCGGCCCAGATCGGCGGCATTGATATCCGTGCCGACCACACCCTGGTGGAACTGCCCGCGGACCTGTCCAAGGACCAGCTGCGTGCCCTGTCCCGCACCCGGATCGGCGGCGAGCTGATCCACTTGGAACTGGACAAGGGACGCAAGCCCTCGCGTGAACGCGAAGGTGGAAGCTTCAACGACCGTGCCGACCGCGGGTTCAAGAAGGACTTCAAGAAGCG
- a CDS encoding MOSC domain-containing protein: MRTGSLLAVCLVHGLLPTKDATGVTAIDKRPVAGAVQVHPLGLTGDLQASRRHHGGESKAVYAYSKADADFWARELGRDIPPGLFGENLRLAGIDATEALIGERWRIGTDVEMEVTCPRTPCRNFQRRMGVPNWTRRFAEEGRVGAYLRVRRRGSISAGDPVEILSRPAHGVRILDVFRGPDQDQAAALQASAKAGEITLSPEIRKVLRTLSARAAAV, translated from the coding sequence ATGAGAACCGGTTCGCTGCTGGCAGTGTGCCTTGTGCACGGACTGCTGCCTACCAAGGACGCCACCGGTGTCACCGCCATCGACAAGCGTCCGGTGGCCGGAGCCGTGCAGGTGCATCCGCTGGGGCTGACCGGGGATCTGCAAGCCAGCCGCAGGCATCACGGCGGGGAGTCCAAAGCGGTTTATGCCTATTCCAAGGCCGATGCCGACTTCTGGGCGAGGGAACTGGGCCGGGACATTCCGCCCGGTCTCTTCGGAGAGAACCTGCGCCTGGCCGGCATTGATGCCACCGAGGCACTGATCGGGGAACGCTGGCGGATCGGGACCGACGTTGAGATGGAAGTGACATGCCCGCGCACCCCCTGCCGCAATTTCCAACGCCGTATGGGTGTGCCCAACTGGACGCGCCGTTTCGCAGAGGAAGGCCGGGTGGGGGCATACCTTCGGGTCCGCCGCCGCGGCAGCATCTCCGCCGGAGATCCGGTGGAGATCCTGAGCCGGCCCGCCCACGGGGTCCGCATCCTGGACGTTTTCCGCGGACCGGACCAGGACCAGGCCGCTGCACTGCAGGCGTCCGCCAAAGCAGGGGAGATCACCCTTTCCCCGGAAATCCGCAAAGTCCTGCGCACCCTGTCCGCGAGGGCGGCAGCCGTCTGA
- a CDS encoding amidohydrolase translates to MSPALLALTNAHVVPVTHPPFEGTLLIEDGRIRDLGPDVAVPADAEVIDAGGKWLLPGLVDAHTHLGVHEEGEGWAGNDSNEMTDPVMAGVRALDAVNPFDTGFDDALAGGVTTANINPGSGNPIGGQAVALHTHGRYLEEMVLRAPSGLKSALGENPKRIYSEKKQTPSTRLGTALVIRQAFMDAQNYVAKADPDTRDPHLEALAMVLRREIPWRQHAHRADDIATALRLADEFGYDLVLDHGTEAHLLADVLAARGIPVLIGPLFTTRSKVELRGRSMANPGRLAAAGVEISIITDHPVVPINFLIYQAALAVKEGLDRDEALRAVTINPARVLGLADRLGSLEQGKDADLVLWSGDPLDVMQRALKVWIGGREVYRYDEDAREQMVAPR, encoded by the coding sequence ATGTCCCCCGCGCTTTTGGCCCTCACCAATGCCCATGTGGTTCCCGTCACGCATCCGCCCTTCGAGGGCACACTGCTGATCGAGGACGGGCGCATCAGGGACCTTGGTCCGGATGTGGCGGTGCCGGCAGATGCGGAGGTCATCGATGCCGGCGGGAAGTGGCTGCTGCCGGGCCTCGTGGATGCCCACACCCACCTTGGCGTCCATGAAGAAGGGGAAGGCTGGGCCGGAAACGATTCCAATGAGATGACGGACCCGGTGATGGCAGGTGTGCGAGCGCTGGACGCTGTGAATCCCTTCGACACGGGATTCGACGACGCCCTTGCCGGCGGGGTGACCACAGCCAATATCAATCCCGGCTCCGGCAATCCGATCGGCGGGCAGGCCGTGGCCCTGCATACGCACGGCCGCTATCTGGAGGAAATGGTTCTGCGGGCACCCAGCGGACTGAAATCCGCTCTGGGCGAGAACCCCAAACGCATCTACAGCGAAAAGAAGCAGACACCGTCCACCCGGCTGGGTACTGCTCTGGTGATCCGACAGGCGTTTATGGATGCGCAGAATTATGTTGCCAAGGCGGACCCGGACACCCGGGACCCGCATTTGGAAGCGCTGGCCATGGTGCTCCGACGCGAAATCCCGTGGCGGCAGCACGCCCACCGTGCCGATGACATCGCTACGGCGCTGCGGCTCGCGGACGAGTTCGGTTATGACCTGGTGCTGGACCACGGAACCGAGGCGCATCTGCTCGCTGACGTCCTGGCCGCGCGCGGCATTCCGGTGCTGATCGGTCCGCTGTTCACCACCCGCTCCAAGGTGGAGCTGCGCGGCCGCAGCATGGCCAATCCCGGCAGGCTGGCAGCTGCGGGGGTGGAGATTTCCATCATTACCGACCATCCGGTGGTACCGATCAACTTCCTGATCTATCAGGCAGCCCTGGCAGTGAAGGAAGGCCTGGACCGGGATGAGGCGTTGCGGGCGGTCACCATTAATCCGGCCCGGGTACTCGGCCTCGCGGACCGTCTCGGTTCACTGGAACAGGGCAAGGATGCCGATCTGGTGCTGTGGAGTGGAGATCCCCTCGACGTCATGCAGCGCGCCTTGAAGGTATGGATCGGCGGCCGGGAGGTCTACCGCTATGACGAGGACGCCCGCGAGCAGATGGTGGCGCCCCGCTGA